The Branchiostoma floridae strain S238N-H82 chromosome 10, Bfl_VNyyK, whole genome shotgun sequence genome has a segment encoding these proteins:
- the LOC118424442 gene encoding coiled-coil domain-containing protein 89-like isoform X2, translating to MASSMRTPRDLKVMIEQSHQIGDGETAPPLTSSSSPSVTNSDKNSDKKGKNNEIVQNLLGFANADMSENAMLRSRIDEQSELICILKRRSDEHLASVQTLERVNAELRKFRDEAAEQLEQEIRKFNILDERFHELASNHEEMIKFKDEYKRQNEKLRKENERLRDENARLFNKAVEERDQRIAALEEQVASLNRQRSKMEEKCNSLTQELQQQEKAHNSRLSALEEQLRQAQAKISELQSELSSVKHERQTVSKEVEERLRALSKERDELLDLSMQRGKIIQEKQKEAEKFQQKIDEAEKAKQAALARFEREAAAVDANLQVQKLRQELGEAQDRVETMVKEFGAYKKHTNSLLTKEKELNARLRHLVGT from the exons ATGGCTTCCTCGATGAGAACCCCGAGGGACCTGAAAGTTATGATCGAACAGAGCCACCAG ATTGGAGATGGAGAGACTGCTCCTCCGCTGACTTCCTCAAGCTCCCCATCTGTCACAAACTCAGACAAAAACTCGGACAAAAAGGGTAAAAACAATGAGATCGTGCAAAACCTACTCGGCTTTGCAAACGCGGACATGTCAGAGAATGCCATGTTACGTTCTCGCATTGACGAACAGTCAGAACTCATCTGTATCCTGAAAAGACGTTCGGATGAGCACCTTGCGAGTGTCCAAACGCTGGAGAGAGTAAACGCGGAGTTGAGAAAATTCCGAGACGAAGCAGCCGAACAACTAGAACAGGAGATTAGGAAGTTCAACATTCTGGACGAGCGGTTTCATGAGCTGGCCTCAAACCACGAAGAAATGATCAAGTTCAAGGATGAATACAAACGACAGAACGAGAAACTGAGAAAGGAGAACGAAAGACTGCGAGATGAGAATGCGAGGTTGTTCAACAAAGCGGTGGAGGAAAGAGACCAGAGGATAGCAGCACTGGAGGAACAGGTGGCCAGTCTGAACAGACAGAGGAGCAAAATGGAGGAGAAATGCAA CTCTTTAACACAAGAACTCCAACAGCAGGAAAAGGCACACAACTCCCGACTGTCAGCTCTAGAGGAACAACTCAGACAGGCACAGGCTAAAATCAGTG AACTTCAGTCAGAGCTTTCGTCTGTCAAGCATGAAAGACAAACTGTGAGTAAAGAAGTGGAGGAACGTCTCAGGGCGTTGAGTAAGGAGCGAGACGAACTACTGGACCTGTCCATGCAGAGGGGGAAAATCATCCAG GAAAAGCAGAAAGAGGCAGAAAAGTTCCAGCAGAAAATAGATGAAGCAGAAAAGGCAAAACAAGCAGCACTTGCCAGATTTGA GAGAGAGGCTGCTGCAGTTGATGCCAACCTTCAGGTGCAGAAGTTGAGGCAGGAGCTGGGAGAGGCTCAGGACAGGGTGGAGACTATGGTTAAA gaGTTTGGTGCCTACAAAAAGCACACCAACAGTCTTCTGACAAAAGAGAAGGAGCTGAATGCTAGACTGAGACATCTGGTGGGGACGTAG
- the LOC118424442 gene encoding coiled-coil domain-containing protein 89-like isoform X1 encodes MASSMRTPRDLKVMIEQSHQEWGTSYKLTWEQIGDGETAPPLTSSSSPSVTNSDKNSDKKGKNNEIVQNLLGFANADMSENAMLRSRIDEQSELICILKRRSDEHLASVQTLERVNAELRKFRDEAAEQLEQEIRKFNILDERFHELASNHEEMIKFKDEYKRQNEKLRKENERLRDENARLFNKAVEERDQRIAALEEQVASLNRQRSKMEEKCNSLTQELQQQEKAHNSRLSALEEQLRQAQAKISELQSELSSVKHERQTVSKEVEERLRALSKERDELLDLSMQRGKIIQEKQKEAEKFQQKIDEAEKAKQAALARFEREAAAVDANLQVQKLRQELGEAQDRVETMVKEFGAYKKHTNSLLTKEKELNARLRHLVGT; translated from the exons ATGGCTTCCTCGATGAGAACCCCGAGGGACCTGAAAGTTATGATCGAACAGAGCCACCAG GAATGGGGCACATCTTACAAACTCACGTGGGAACAG ATTGGAGATGGAGAGACTGCTCCTCCGCTGACTTCCTCAAGCTCCCCATCTGTCACAAACTCAGACAAAAACTCGGACAAAAAGGGTAAAAACAATGAGATCGTGCAAAACCTACTCGGCTTTGCAAACGCGGACATGTCAGAGAATGCCATGTTACGTTCTCGCATTGACGAACAGTCAGAACTCATCTGTATCCTGAAAAGACGTTCGGATGAGCACCTTGCGAGTGTCCAAACGCTGGAGAGAGTAAACGCGGAGTTGAGAAAATTCCGAGACGAAGCAGCCGAACAACTAGAACAGGAGATTAGGAAGTTCAACATTCTGGACGAGCGGTTTCATGAGCTGGCCTCAAACCACGAAGAAATGATCAAGTTCAAGGATGAATACAAACGACAGAACGAGAAACTGAGAAAGGAGAACGAAAGACTGCGAGATGAGAATGCGAGGTTGTTCAACAAAGCGGTGGAGGAAAGAGACCAGAGGATAGCAGCACTGGAGGAACAGGTGGCCAGTCTGAACAGACAGAGGAGCAAAATGGAGGAGAAATGCAA CTCTTTAACACAAGAACTCCAACAGCAGGAAAAGGCACACAACTCCCGACTGTCAGCTCTAGAGGAACAACTCAGACAGGCACAGGCTAAAATCAGTG AACTTCAGTCAGAGCTTTCGTCTGTCAAGCATGAAAGACAAACTGTGAGTAAAGAAGTGGAGGAACGTCTCAGGGCGTTGAGTAAGGAGCGAGACGAACTACTGGACCTGTCCATGCAGAGGGGGAAAATCATCCAG GAAAAGCAGAAAGAGGCAGAAAAGTTCCAGCAGAAAATAGATGAAGCAGAAAAGGCAAAACAAGCAGCACTTGCCAGATTTGA GAGAGAGGCTGCTGCAGTTGATGCCAACCTTCAGGTGCAGAAGTTGAGGCAGGAGCTGGGAGAGGCTCAGGACAGGGTGGAGACTATGGTTAAA gaGTTTGGTGCCTACAAAAAGCACACCAACAGTCTTCTGACAAAAGAGAAGGAGCTGAATGCTAGACTGAGACATCTGGTGGGGACGTAG